In Bombus terrestris chromosome 13, iyBomTerr1.2, whole genome shotgun sequence, the DNA window ACAAGAAAGAAAATACGAGAGCGAGACGGAGAGGGCGGTTTCCTCCATCTTTTTCTCCCtcctttccctctttttctgTCCCGCTCTCGCTCTTCCCCTCCCTTTCTCTCGGTTACTACTCGTTTGCCCCTCTCCTCGTTTCTATCCTCTTGCGACTGTTCCGTCTTTCTTCGACTAGCACGCGCTGTCTTGCTCCCGTACGCCAACTCGTGTATTTATGCGTTTTCTCATATTCGCGCTGCCTCCTCTTTCGTCCTCGACGAAATCGCTCGGTATGCGTTCGCGATACGCGCGACGATGGAATAAACATCGACTCGGTGAACATCGCCGGTTTCTCAGGCGGTTAGCTAGCGCGCGAGAAGAGTATCGGCTCCCTGTTCCGTCCGCCTATTCGCCAACTTTTCTGCCCGCCTTTTAGAACACCAGACCCTAGCCGTACGCTATTGTCCGAAATCGAAGGTAACGGTAAAGCTTTTCACTGAGAAAAAAAAACTTGTCTTGCCGCTTTCGTCGCGGCACGGTCGCATTTGCGATCGCGCGAACCCCTCCGTCGTCTACGATACACGAGGAAACGTGTCTCTACTGATTAATCAGCTGGCTGCCTCGACAACCAGATCGCCGTGAAACGCGGAATACCAAAGCAACGGGAACAATAGGCGGGAAATTCCTGCCGAAGCGACGGATGAAACCAAGTTCGAAGACCTTTTGCTCGAATCTCCCGTTTCGCGGTTCATCAATTAGAAACTTTGTACCGTCGCGTGATCCAACGCAACGCCTATCGTATACGCTGACAAATCGATGGAAAATATGCGATTGCCTAATCGTTTTCGATTCCACCGCGTCTCACGACGAATTTCACAAAGGGAGACGAACGTTCGCGAACTTCGAATATTTCGAGGGGATAGAATTCTTTTTCCCTGGACGACCGGCCGGCCGATCGAATGCCTTTCTTTCGCGATCTCTGTAGACGGTCGCTAGGTTACTTCGAATCACGGTCTTCCGCACAGTAGGGTCGTCGTCTCCCTACTCTCCTTTCTCGGGGTACGAGCCTATACAAGCGACGATAGAGGGATCGGAGAGCAGCTGGGGGTCTAATCTGTAACGCGCGTAACGCCTGATAAGACTACTAAAGTTTTGCAAGAGAAAATGAGAGATCCAAAACGAGGGCACGCTCGTGTGCATTCCGTTGGAAGAACGATCTCTTAACGAGCTTCCTCGTTTTACTTCTTCCAGCACGTCTTACCAACGTGTAACGTGTCGCGAAACGAGTATCAAAAAGGTAACACGGCAAGAAGAACGTTCTGAAAGGTCTTTCGGCGAACGAAGCGTGCAAGTATTCTTATTTTCGTATGAAATATCTCATAGCGTGAAAAAGTATCGAAGTAGTATGGTAAATCGCGACGATCGAAGGGCTCgttgtaaaaatgaattttgtccGTGTTTGTCTCTTTTTAAGAATACCTACTCTAACGTTTTTAATTTCTGTTCGGAACCCTTTgattttcgaatgaaatttgaatGCTACAGACAAGCTTGAAACGAATTTGTAAACGTATATAGAACACGAGCTTTATCATTTATCATATTGTCACGAGATATTTATTACAGTTCGCACAGATCCACCGAAGCATCTCAACGGTGAATTATTCATCGTATTGCATCATGCTGTATCGATACACATCGATTCTTCATGTAACAAATGTTCGAAACAAATTCGTACATCTTGGAATtagttttataatttctaatttatccaAATTGATCAGCCGTCGAACGATTGTGGCAAATAATCATGCCGCAACTTTAAAGGAAACTACAAACTTTCCGATACAGCTCGTAGAACGTTCGAAACTCGAAATGGCAAACATCAGCGTTAAAATCGTCGACGCGTCTATTTTATCTTCGCCGTGTGAAAGTTTCACGATCATCGTCGAATATTAGTTTCGATTCGGGGCGATATTATCCCTCTTGCTATCGCCACTTGCGACGCCATTTGAGAATTTCTCTTCTTACCGAGCAGCTCGATATAAATAGACACCGATATACTAGACACCGCAGAACGCGTGACGTGTAGCCAAGGCGGGCCGATTCGCTATTTAAATAATCTTAATTAATATCCACGGGGATAAATAGACTGGATGCTCGTCTATTTACGATCCTTCTCCTTCGCGAACACACCGCGGTCGTTCGAAGCTCGGAAAAGTCTAATAGCATCTCGTTCGGAAGATCGATCCGATCGTTGTGTACAGGCCTTTACTTAGGCGCGTCCCTTACATTCGCGACACGTGCTGCACTCGGAGAATAGTCGCAACAAAGTGTCCAAGCGCAAACGAAGGcgaacgatcgaacgagaaCTTAGTAGATCCGTGAGAGACTGGCAGAGAACAAGATAAAACGGGAGAAACAGACTCGGAGAATTTAAAGATCCCCTTTAGCTTCTATCTCTGTGACGACCGCGTGAAACGACGTCGTTAACTTGTTGACCGGGGAAGACGAATTGACACGTCgttcgaataatatttttatctagaTTTGCCCCGTCTCTTTATCTACGAAGATTTCTTCGATTCGGCTGGTCGTTTCGCTGTTAATTTTTAACAGAGTAATTATAGAAACTCGCGGTTAGGAGACACGCCGTTTAACAGGTTAACGCGCGTAGATTCGCCGTGGCAAACGCAATGACGAGCGACGTTACGAATTGAACGTAATTCTCCGCCATATCGTTCCGTCCTCGAGATCTCGTTCGTACACGGAGACCGGCCAAGACGCTTAGGATTCGCAGAACGATCTGGAAACGAGCGAGGCTAATTTCTTGGCAACGATAGCGATAGCGCCTAACCGACTTATCGCTGGCTCTCTGCGAAATACCACGATATTCGATCAATACGTGCAGGTATTCGACGCACAGGGTGCACACGCGTTTCATTCGCGTGGAAAGGGGCTGCTGTTTGGCGGTTTCACTGCGTCAGGCGGCGAGTGGAAAAACCGAAAGGACGAATTTCTAGACGGGGAGAAAGCACAAGGATAAAACGCACCCGTAGACCTACGGGTGGTTGAAAGCTAAATGGAGGGGACAACGAGGCAACGGGATTCTACCTACCTGAGGAACCTTCGGGAAAGTGGGCTAAACACTGTGACACGGCCCAACCGTCTCCTATGTCATGCGATTTATCTGCAAAACTAGCAAATTATCGTCGTGAACGTTTCGTTATCGTCGCTCACGGATGAGCCAGCTGCTCTTCGAAAGAAAACACCGCATAACGATAAATACATATCGCATTTGGAATTCtaatctatttgtttcgtcgttCGAAGTACGAGTTAGAGTATAGGCACGTGAGTTCCATTTTAATGGACGATAAATGCTTCTAACGCAGTTTTTCTACGTAACCAAGATtccctgttctttttttttttcggatAAAAACCATCACGGGTGTAGGATTTCTTTCGATACTTTTCGAGGGAGATTAGCGCGTAACGATAAATACGCGTTCGGGACTCTAGCCCATTCGTTTCGTTGATCGAGGAACGAGGAAGAATGCTCGAGATATATTTCGACGAGAGGAAATTACACATGCTATagcttacgaaagtattcgaacactcgtAGCACAACTTCTTACGATCAGCGTTACAAGGAGATCCGACTATAGCGATTATATTggcaaagtttgaaacaaatccgAAGATGTATATCGCGTTAAACACCTTGCAACTTTTATATTTCCATCTTCAGATCGCTTTCGATCGATATAATAACGTTCGTCGTGTTATCGCGTTAATCGCGTTAGACCGTGTCTCGCTCTAGTAGCGACCAAGTATCGAAATGTCTTACGAAAGTTTTTCATCGCTAATATTTTCAAACGCGTACGTTTCAACGACCCTTTACACAACATTTTTTTCTCTCGCTTCGAGCCAAAATTTTCGACTGTATCGAGATCGACATTTTTTTTGCGATACTTTGGCTTTTCGAAAAACGGTCGGGCACGACGAGTACGTAACGCATTTGGTATTCTAATTTCTCGAGATGACGAGGAAACAATGTCGGCGAGGCGATCTATACGCACACTAGCTTTTTACACGACCAAGATTCTCCTTTAAGATTTTAgcgaattataatatttgtgGATAGAAAGAAGATTGACTTTTTTTCCACGTTGTCGACTTATGTCGAGGGTATTACATGAAACTGTGTTTATCGTTGCAGGTACTATCACCGACAATTCGGTGGCGCAATAAGAAAAATGTCGGGAATGGGTAAAAGGACGTATCTTCGCGAGGTGAACCCCTACCTTATTTGTCCGTTGTGCATAGGATATCTTATAGACGCGACTACCGTCGTCGAGTGTTTACATTCGTGTAAGTAAATTTAATCGAACTGGAATTATATTCTGCGCAACGGATAATGATACGTTGGTTTTTCGCTGTTCAGTTTGCAGGAGCTGTATCCTCAAGCATCTCAACAGGGAAGCTCACTGTCCTTCGTGCAAACATGTTCTCAACAAAGCCAAGCCGAACATCAAGTAAATCGCCGCTTTGATTTCCAAAAATCTCCAAATTCTCTATCCACGAGGATTATTTTTTCACcgaatgatttttattttcaggGCGGACAAGGCGTTGCAAGATATCGTGTACAAATTGGTACCCGGACTGTATCACAAAGAGATGCGCAGGAGAAGGGAATTTTACAAAAAACATCCTGAACATGGTAAGATTATTATTCCTTGCGGCTCGATTACGTCGCACGTGTATCTCAATAGCGTCGCGAATTAAAATAATTCGTGGCCGTGTTGCAAAACCGTATCAAAGTCCGCCAAGATTTTTGAAATACACGCGCGTTACGTCTCACGTTTTATATTTACGCATCCTGTATTTCTTGGAGATTATCttaatatgtaaatgttttatacagCGGATTTAGCGACACCGGAACAACGCGGAGAAGACGTGAGCGGAAGGTTGATCTTCGCTCCAGAAGACGCAGTTAGCTTAAGCTTAGAATATCTACCGCCCGGGGCAGATCCTCTGACCATCCTTCTTAGCACTAACGACGAGACCAACAACTCGAACGCATCTAACAATCAAAGTAATAGCAGTAACAACGGTAATAATAATGTCAATAACAACGGCATCGGCAATCACAGCGCAAATACAACGAGTAACAGGCGCTACCTTCAGTGTCCGGCACTTGTGACTATCGCGCATTTAAAGAAATTCCTAGCATTGAAATACAGCGTCGATATGACGAGATACAACATCGAAATTTGCCATCGACGTGCCCCGCTTCCGGAACACTGGACCCTTATGGACGTCGCTTACATTTACGCGTGGAAAAGGGTAAACTATAGCCAATTTcaattatcgaatattttaacACGTTGGCTGGCACGCTGCAAAATTCACTTCTCTCAAGATGTAAAAATGTGCTCAAGGTACAAAATGATGGTACACGAAATTCGATTTAGTTGCCTCGACCAAATTAAAGCATTAAAACATCGTTCTATATCGATGAAACGCAAACATTCTCGATACGTCAATTACGTTATCTAATAGCCATAATACTTAGAAGCATTTTGTCAACGAGTAAATCGCGATATATTGTGAGAAGCCAGCGTGTCACGTGGCAACGTGTTAAACGTTTCAAAAGATATTTTGTATAGTTCGATTACGAAAATTTCGATTATTCTTTCTTAACGtttgacaattttatttttagaacgCACCGATGCGATTTTTTTACCGAGTAGCGTTGGAAGAACAGAGATTAGAGGCACCTCCTCACGACAGGCCATCCACGCCAGGTTTAGGTGCTAGTTTGCCTCCTGTTGACGCAGTAAGACGGGATGACGATAATTCGCAGAATCCTGAGAACAGTATCGAATCTAAGCCGGAAACAGAGCCTTTGAACAATACCGAGCAGAAACCTGCGTTGGACAATCAGAGCAAAGTCTCGAACGAGAAACCGCGCTCTCCGAATGATCAAGCGCCCGCGAATGAAACCAAGGAAGCGACTAGTAAAGAGCAACAACCGTCGAGTACAGTAACAACGTCGACAAGCACGACGTCGACGACGGTTTCTGTAGCGTCGACAAATAGCACATCGACGACGACGGCAACCGACACGATTGCCTCGTCCACGTCCACGTCCACGTCTACGTCCACGTCCACGTCCACGTCCACGTCAAATAGCGAAACTAAACAAATTAAAACAcctattaaaatattgaagaatCCAGACGGAAGGTACGAAGTCTTAAGGAGTCCGCCAGGTAGTTGGAATTCGAAAGAACAGAATGCTAGGAGTATCGAAACGAAACCATCGAATCCAGAATTTAGTGTCGTGAGTATAGGCAGTGGTCAGAATTCGAACGGAGTGAAGATCACGTTGAAGCAATGTACGCCGAACAATTCGAGTCCGAACAAGCCGAAAGTTATCAGCAACGTGTTACTGCATTGCGGTCAGGTTGACAAAGACAACCCTGATTCGTTAGTGATTCAGCAGCTGCACAGAGATAAAGAGAAACGTCAGACAGAAAAGCAGGAGAAACAAAAGAGGAGGGTAACTTTCGTGGAACGATCTGTCCCTGAGAAGACGGTGACCAGTAACGCGTTAAAGAGTATACAGAAGAAACCAGGGGAACAGCAGGAGAAGAAACAGTTCCTCCAAGGTTTTCAATTAACAGCCAGGGAGTCAGCATCCGAAATGGCTTTAGAGTCTTCCTCTAAGTTTAACGAAGCGAATACCAACAATGAGACGAATGAGACGCGAAACAAGGGCAATGCCGCGCCGAAGAAGGAGGACGGTATAGCGACAGAGACTTTGAATAATGTAAATGAGAACTCAAAGAATAAGAGCAACAACGAGAACATTGGGGTAAATGCGAGTGGTAATGCTGCGAGTGCGAGTAAACGGATTGCAACTATGGCCGGAATTGGCAACGCGCGAGTGAATGCAAATAAACAGTGCGGTGACGTAGATATGTGCACATTTGGATACTCGAAGAATACGAACGTAGGTATGAACATCAACGTAAATAGCAATCCCGCGAAGATGGATGTGTATACGTTTTCCAACGACCCACCGGTAGTTCCCGCGGGAGCTGTGAAAAGGAAATGTCCGCCAGGTCTACCGATCTTCGATATCAAGAGAAAGAAGCAACAGCATATTTCGAGCCAAGCGCCGAAGAAGCAAACTCAAGTACATCCGCCTGCAGTCGTGCAAAACAACGCCAAGTCATCTCGAAAACTTCCAATGGAGCACGTTATTCCGGGGAAACGAGCCACGAACATAGTCGGAGAAGCTGGCCCTAGTCGAGCACCCACGACACCAAGCTCGAAACCTTCGCCGACTCCGGTACTTTCCAACGACACAAGGAATATATTAGACGGTTGCGGATTGAACATTCCTGCGAGTCTCAGTATAACTCTGACAGCGCCAAAATCACCCGCGAACAATGTTGGATTTACCGAACCAAATGATTCCAAAGATAATCGAAAGAATACGCTGGGAAAAGTAAATCCCAGTATAACTCTTAACGATAGATCGGTCGATCCACGAGTACTGAAAGCCTTGAAGACGGGACAGATTAGAATGCCCGCACCGTCGAAACCAAGGCAGCCTAAGCAATCGGAACGCGATGCGAACCAACAACGGCAGGCGTCGTCCGCTAAACGGGAAAGGGACCAGGAATCGAGAGACATTTTGGATCTCAGCGGAGGGAAGAAGATGGACATACATCCGTTGAGAATACCACAGCCAGTGACGAAACTTAAAGCAAAATCGACGATCAGAGAAATGCCAAATATCTCGGATCAGGGACAAGTTGTAACGCTCGTTGGTGGCCATAGATATTATCGTGCGCCACCAGGTTCCTTGACTCCAGCAGCGCATAGAGTGAACGATTGTCCGCTTCCAACGCCTTCGAGAACACCAGTTTACGCTCCTGGATTCTCCAGTCCTTTAAGCAACAGCAGGTACAACACAAATCTTTCATCCGTTTTTCCCAGTCTGCAAAGTCTGTATGCCTTGAGCCAAGCACCGAATCTTCAGCAGTTTCAGACAGACGCAAGGCTAAGGCTACCTCGAGGGACGGACACGAATTCCACCATATCTAACAACGATAATCGAAATGTGAACGCTAATGTATCCGGGAAAAGTCATCTAGCTGCCCAGTGCGCGCCAGTGAAACCGGTAAGATCGTCTGTGGCGCCTTTGGCTGTTGCGATAActaaacaacaacaacaacaacaacaatcgAACGATAAATCAACATGTATAAACAAATCTGCCTCGAATGAGATTAATAAAACACCTGTGTTTCGCGGTAACGAATCTCTCGACTCCACGGAGTCTGGTCAACAATTGTCCGTCCAAACCAAGTACTCGTCGGCCGCGGAAGCTAATAATCGATACTCGCCGCGAGCTACCAATAACAGTAACGTGAACAATGAAAGCAAAACGTCTACTGAAGCGACTCGTGATTCTAATTTGGAAACTAGTAATGATACGAGAAAGGAACCGGACAATTCGTCACGGCAGACGCCTCATCGCGAAGCAGCCAGTCCAAGAGTATCATCTACGGCTTCTCCATCACCACCACCTGGAGATACTAacgcgaatacgattaacgaaACTACCAGCGGTCATACCGATAATACGAATACCGCTTCCAATGGAATAGACAATGATATACCTGCACCGAGTCCGACGAAGAAGAACAACGTAGGCGCGGAGGTATCGAGTAGCAAATCGCCTGCTAGTCCAGACTCTAGTTCAGTAACTATCGAAAGTCCTTCCAGCAAAAGCTGCACGACGGTGGAGCAAGGATGTCCTTCTCCCTCACAAACGTCAGATACGGTCAAATCGTCGGAGAATTCGACAAAGGTTGAGAATAACGTCACAGAAGACTCGACGAACGATAACGAAAACAAAGCTTCCACCAAGCAACCTGCCACGAAACAATTGACTTCGGAGATGTTTCAAAAAAGGTTGCTGGCTGCGTTTCCTTCCAACGAATGGGCAAATAATCCGATAGCTGCGGAACATTTAGGCAATTTCTTGAAAAGTTTGAACGCGTCGATCAAATCAGAGAATAAAATGGATAGCAGGGGATCGGAGAAGGTCGAGAGCCAACTCGCGTGCAACGATGCAACGCGTTTAAATAACGAAGTGTCATCGAAATCTCGAACAGACGTTGCCGAATCATCGTAAATACAAGAATTGATTTAAAGATGAATCGAACACTTCCTGTTTAAACGAAGAATACATCAACTACATCACTGCCAGATACCAATGTAATGTTATTGAATGACTCTTAGCGTGGATATGAGTACCAATACCTAATAATTGAAATGCTTTAAGGTCTTATTAGGGGAATGCGGCATACGCATGCCGTACGATACAGGGAAAATACAGCACAGATgctggaaattttattttttcaaattttttaaggcCATACATCCCTCAAGAAATTTCATCCATATGTGTAGTTGCTTTGTCGAAACAACAATGTTCCACGAGTCGCTCGATTTCaactaaaaatatcattttaagtgattaatggaaaaaaatatttttatcaaatatgatTGGTATTATTCGTAGATTGATTTTATTTCTAATGTGAAAATTGTTCCTACTTCGGTCCATACTATGGTTATCCAAAAGCGCAACGTTCATCAAAGTACCTCGCAATTGTGTAAAAATTCCATGATTCCAAACTCCAAATTCCAAACTCCATGATTGACTACGTGAAATGCAATGCTAATCAGCACAACGAAAAACCGAATAGCTTATACCGAACTTGCTTTCCTATTCGTTTAACAATTATAAAACGTGTACGTAATAAGAAACACAGGGACcgaaattaagaaagaaataaagtcgAAGAAACTAGATACAATTATTTGCGTAACGTATGAATGATATCTATGCTGttgttatttcattatttactttTGAGTTACGTTTTACTATgagttattattatgtatatgttgtataataattgttatGTTATGCgactgtattatattatatatattatttctttatatgtatatatttattgcgcTGATATGTCGTCTTTACAAGATGTGCGCAAAATCCTATTACTTTGTAAGATTCAATTTTAATCGATCGAAAATTCGTGTGAATGTACATCGTTCAAATTTTAAAACACAATGCATGCATGTTGATTTTTAAACGACAAGAAACTGACATGTAATAACAAAAggatatatcattatatacttAAACTAAAAATCGTTGTAGTTCTATTTATTACCCTTCGCCGAAGACTGAACGTGATACGCGTATCAAATACTTTATATTGCGCGGGCATTTTACAACATGGCGTCGCGTAATGATTGTTCGAATTGAAtatttacgatattcgtacagATATAAAAAGACACTCTCCGATTCCCGGTGAATATTGCTTTCGTAGAACAATAATAGCACTGACGAGGTAATTGCCCTGctatagaaaaataaacaaataatatttaaaaactttatAAACTTTCGTAACTTATGAATTTCCAAAGATTTAAACATACCCTCGGTAAAAGCTTTCTCctaatttaatatgaaaagaATACAATATTTTGACTTCTATTTGATATGCAAGTCttatattcaattatattttatccaccagtataatttatattatattctacaactttatatttcaaactttcCAAAGCAAGAATcgcagaaataaaatatttcaatgaattttatatattgtaaatttattataacgAGAATGATACGaaacgtattttttaataaaaatatttgacaaaGTCGAATAAAGCTTTGGTTGATTACCACAAGTAGACAGTAGCGCTACAAAATAAGCGAATTCTATATGAATTACACTTCTTGAAATAAACATACATAGATTTAACCTTATATATCGGAGGTATGGTATTGGAGAAAATGTAAGGTTAACCTTTCTCACCGCAAGTGCGTgaataaatatactttttctttgtttaattAGTATAAGTTGAAATGAGTAACGCGAAAGAAAATTCTACGATACCGGCAAAAAATACGGTAACTGTTAATACGAAAGCTCATGGAAAAATCGTGCTAACACTTCAAAATTGTCTTTTACCTGATGAAAAACTAAACTCGACGCCGTCGCATTTAGACGGATTGGATGCAGAAACTGAAACCGATCTAAGGATATTAGGATGCGAATTGATACAGACTGCTGGTATTTTACTAAAACTACCCCAGGTgtgtaattattttcataaataaacaaaatgtttGTAAACGCCATAACCTCTATTACCTTGGAACGCAGTCTCTACTTTTATTGTCTTTTTGAATAGGTCGCAATGGCTACAGGACAAGTAATATTTCAACGATTTTATTACAGTAAATCGTTAGTTAGACATAATATGGAAACAACTGCAATGGGTTGTATTTGTTTAGCTAGTAAAATCGAAGAAGCCCCAAGACGTATCAGGGATGTTATCAATGTGTTTAATCATATAAAACAAGTTTCCAGTCAAAAGTAAGTATGATTCTTtgtttttaatgttattaaattttatgtatataaataacaataatatactagatttgttctttttttttttagaccaATACAACCCGTAATACTTGATCAAAATTATGTAGCCCTGAAGAATCAAGTAATTAAATCTGAAAGGAGAGTCTTAAAGGAGTTAGGTTTCTGCGTCCATGTAAAACACCCtcataaaattattgttatgtATTTACAAGTACTGGGACATGAAAAAAATCAGGCTTTAATGCAACAATGTTGGAATTATATGAATGATTCTTTAAGGTCTGATGTTTTCTTAAGACATCAACCAGAAACTGTTGCTTGTGCATGTGTATATTTGGGAGCAAGGCAGCTGCAATTACCTTTACCTACTTCACCTGCTTGGTTTTCTCTTTTTAAAGTTAATGAATCTGCTATTAGAGATGTTTGCCGTCGTATATTACGGCTTTATTTCCGACCCCGTGTTAAACCGGAACAGTTAGAGAAACGAGTAGAAGAACTTCGTCGACAATACGAGGAAGCAAGAACCAAAGCAAGAAGTGGGGATGTAGATAGCCACACACCTAGCCCACCACTGCCTAAACATCATAATGCCTGGGGTGGATTCATTAGCCGCAGTGGTACGCATGCTGTACCAGAAAGAACAAAATCACCTAGGTATGATGTCatgaaagaatgagaaaataaagtaataaaatataattaatgtcCAAAATCGTGTTTACCTTATTTTAGGCGATCAAAATCACCTAGTACTTCACCATCTAGAGGTGAAGGAACAAAGCATTCCAAGAGAAAGAAACATAGTAGAAGCAGATCTCGCAGTCATAGTCATGGACGATCTCGAAAACCGAAAAAGGCCCAACGAAGACGATCTGGCAGTCATAAATCATCACGTAGTCGTTACAGATCGCGTAGTCGATCTCGAGATAGAGATGTAGAAAAATCAAGTAAACACCGCAGTAAACACAGACGACATTGAATGTATGAGAAGATCATCATGTATATTACAAAAAGGAATATTGCACTTACGTGAATAAGTTATATtcaatttgtaatataatacgGAGCTTTTTTTTTACCTCTGTTGATTAACCCATTTCCATCCAAGCGCGGATTATTACGCAATCGGACGTCTGTCTTCTATCACCAAGCGCGGATTATTACGCAATCGGACGACTGTCTTCTATCACCAAGCGCGGATTATTACGCGTGCTGCGATTGATCTttcttatttacattttaatctaaataattttactttttttctctcttataaagaatgtaaaaaGTATAAACTCCATAAGTATAAACTCCATGTCCGAAGAATTCGGATGTCATTTACTGCACCTACGACCGACCGCACACGGTGATAGGGACCAGTCCTCTTAAGTAAGGCCATGATACAAATGatcaaaatacaatttaaatagaACAATCGATTCTACTGTATGGTATCTTGAGTTAATTTAATGATGATAATAGTaggttttaaataaattgtttctaaGAATGAGCGTTAAGTCACATGTACCTCAAGGAAGACGGTacattttaaaagaatattacaaataatgaTACTTAAGAAGGCGtgtatttaatacaaaatttgaaaataaagtttTATATTCATGTACTAccatatattattttgtaaaatccaGCCGGTGCTGCCTTCTTCCTCTCAGTTGATAGTACCGCTGAAAAGTCTAGTGTCGTTAATTGCGGAAGAATGTGAACGATGTATCCTCTATAATATGGAAGATTTTCAATGGGATTTCCATGTAGCGTTAAAGATTTAAGAGTTGATaactttttcaattttacaacATCATTTATATCCGAAATATTGTTTCcatgcaaataaaaaatttttaaattcggaAAATGTGTAATGTCATCAGCAATTTGTTCTATCTCATTGAAAGAAAGATCGAGCCAACTAAGGTGCGATGGATCATCGAGAAGTTTTTGTGCAAGATTTTCAAATCCGAACATTGATGTCAATGAATTATTGCTTAACCACAAGGAACATGTTACAAAACGATCTGCAGCTGTTCGTAACGGAATTTTACCCGTTCGTACTGCTTGTGGACGTTTATTTGCCAATTCTCttgtaacaaaataaatatgtttattaatattatctttgaatttagaaaatatatcattttaatagtGCATCATATTACTAACATACCATTCATTGTGGTTGCTTTTTTGAATGACAAGTCTAATGGAGCAGCTATCAACATCTCTTGCCGTTCATTTCGTCTATAATCAGAAAATGGTTTTTCATGATACATAGTAGTGT includes these proteins:
- the LOC100651499 gene encoding serine-rich adhesin for platelets, coding for MSGMGKRTYLREVNPYLICPLCIGYLIDATTVVECLHSFCRSCILKHLNREAHCPSCKHVLNKAKPNIKADKALQDIVYKLVPGLYHKEMRRRREFYKKHPEHADLATPEQRGEDVSGRLIFAPEDAVSLSLEYLPPGADPLTILLSTNDETNNSNASNNQSNSSNNGNNNVNNNGIGNHSANTTSNRRYLQCPALVTIAHLKKFLALKYSVDMTRYNIEICHRRAPLPEHWTLMDVAYIYAWKRNAPMRFFYRVALEEQRLEAPPHDRPSTPGLGASLPPVDAVRRDDDNSQNPENSIESKPETEPLNNTEQKPALDNQSKVSNEKPRSPNDQAPANETKEATSKEQQPSSTVTTSTSTTSTTVSVASTNSTSTTTATDTIASSTSTSTSTSTSTSTSTSNSETKQIKTPIKILKNPDGRYEVLRSPPGSWNSKEQNARSIETKPSNPEFSVVSIGSGQNSNGVKITLKQCTPNNSSPNKPKVISNVLLHCGQVDKDNPDSLVIQQLHRDKEKRQTEKQEKQKRRVTFVERSVPEKTVTSNALKSIQKKPGEQQEKKQFLQGFQLTARESASEMALESSSKFNEANTNNETNETRNKGNAAPKKEDGIATETLNNVNENSKNKSNNENIGVNASGNAASASKRIATMAGIGNARVNANKQCGDVDMCTFGYSKNTNVGMNINVNSNPAKMDVYTFSNDPPVVPAGAVKRKCPPGLPIFDIKRKKQQHISSQAPKKQTQVHPPAVVQNNAKSSRKLPMEHVIPGKRATNIVGEAGPSRAPTTPSSKPSPTPVLSNDTRNILDGCGLNIPASLSITLTAPKSPANNVGFTEPNDSKDNRKNTLGKVNPSITLNDRSVDPRVLKALKTGQIRMPAPSKPRQPKQSERDANQQRQASSAKRERDQESRDILDLSGGKKMDIHPLRIPQPVTKLKAKSTIREMPNISDQGQVVTLVGGHRYYRAPPGSLTPAAHRVNDCPLPTPSRTPVYAPGFSSPLSNSRYNTNLSSVFPSLQSLYALSQAPNLQQFQTDARLRLPRGTDTNSTISNNDNRNVNANVSGKSHLAAQCAPVKPVRSSVAPLAVAITKQQQQQQQSNDKSTCINKSASNEINKTPVFRGNESLDSTESGQQLSVQTKYSSAAEANNRYSPRATNNSNVNNESKTSTEATRDSNLETSNDTRKEPDNSSRQTPHREAASPRVSSTASPSPPPGDTNANTINETTSGHTDNTNTASNGIDNDIPAPSPTKKNNVGAEVSSSKSPASPDSSSVTIESPSSKSCTTVEQGCPSPSQTSDTVKSSENSTKVENNVTEDSTNDNENKASTKQPATKQLTSEMFQKRLLAAFPSNEWANNPIAAEHLGNFLKSLNASIKSENKMDSRGSEKVESQLACNDATRLNNEVSSKSRTDVAESS
- the LOC100648654 gene encoding cyclin-L1, whose product is MSNAKENSTIPAKNTVTVNTKAHGKIVLTLQNCLLPDEKLNSTPSHLDGLDAETETDLRILGCELIQTAGILLKLPQVAMATGQVIFQRFYYSKSLVRHNMETTAMGCICLASKIEEAPRRIRDVINVFNHIKQVSSQKPIQPVILDQNYVALKNQVIKSERRVLKELGFCVHVKHPHKIIVMYLQVLGHEKNQALMQQCWNYMNDSLRSDVFLRHQPETVACACVYLGARQLQLPLPTSPAWFSLFKVNESAIRDVCRRILRLYFRPRVKPEQLEKRVEELRRQYEEARTKARSGDVDSHTPSPPLPKHHNAWGGFISRSGTHAVPERTKSPRRSKSPSTSPSRGEGTKHSKRKKHSRSRSRSHSHGRSRKPKKAQRRRSGSHKSSRSRYRSRSRSRDRDVEKSSKHRSKHRRH
- the LOC100648532 gene encoding leucine-rich repeat-containing protein 51; protein product: MDTTMYHEKPFSDYRRNERQEMLIAAPLDLSFKKATTMNELANKRPQAVRTGKIPLRTAADRFVTCSLWLSNNSLTSMFGFENLAQKLLDDPSHLSWLDLSFNEIEQIADDITHFPNLKIFYLHGNNISDINDVVKLKKLSTLKSLTLHGNPIENLPYYRGYIVHILPQLTTLDFSAVLSTERKKAAPAGFYKIIYGST